CGCAATTGATGCAACAATTATCCGCCTACTTCTCGTACCAAGTTTGATGAAGTTGTTCGGAAAATGGAACTGGTGGTTGCCGTTCGGAAAAGGACTTTACCGCTCGGATAACCGTCGATTTGAACGTAGAAATTAATAAAAAACGGTTTTTGCTCCTTCTCAAGGTCGCAAAACCGTTTTTATTTTCCTCACTGTTTCTTTGAAAAAAGAAATAGCTATGTATGAAGACTGAAAAAAACTACTCAATGGTCACGTGTTGCCTATCTTCTACAACTTGAATGACCGCCATCGATGTTTCTTCGTTTTTTTCCTCTTTGATTTGATTAATCGTGGACATCATCATGAAATAAATGAGACCAACAACAATGATGACGAATAAAACGATACCGATAACAAGCGTTCTTCCTTTCATCTTTTGTTCACTCCTCTTTTAAAGTAAACTGCTCTTCCTTTAAATAGGTAACGGCTTCTTCATAATCACCAAAACTATCTTCTAAATTTAAGCCGTGATACACATTCCAGTAGCCTTCTTCTTCCTTTAACTCTAGCGTATTGTCCCCATTCACCCAAGTTTGTTGGACAGACACTTCCACTTCTTCATGTCCAAGCGCTTGAATTGAATCTGCGATAATCTTGCGCAACTCTTCTTCAGTTGCTTCACGAATATTCACAAGACCACGATCATCTGCCTCATAACCTGGAATGTCCGCAACATAAACGAAACCATTGCCATTTGGATGTAAATGTTGCACAACGATTTTTTTATCATAAGCACTTTCTTCAAAATGGTAATTTAACCGTTTCATCGATACCTCTTTACGTGTTAATTCCGGAAAGGATTCAATGATTGCTTGTTTTTCTTCAAAAGTTAACATATCTTCACTCTTTTCATTCTTCATTTATTTTTAATCCTAACACGCGTGCAAATCCTAGCGCCTGCTCTTTCGAGACGATGCATCCACGAATCTTAGAAACAGTAACCTCAATTTGCTCGTATGTGTTTGTCGATAAATCAATCCCGGCCATATCCGTTTCCGAGAAATTTGTGTGATCCAACTTGCATTCCGAAAAGCGCACTTGTTTTAGATGACATTCATAAAAATCACTATCCATGAACTGACTGGACATAAAGTCCACTTCTTTCATTCCTGAGAAACTGAAGTTACTATATTTCCCGTCACATTCAATAAATAAAGTATGGCCAATTTTAGCATTAGCAAAATCAGTTCCCGTCAGTTTTGAGTTTCTAAATTCGCATCTATGGAACACAGCATGCTGAAACTGCACATTTGAGAAATCGCAAGTATCAAAAACGACATCAACAAACTCCGCACCGTGCATGTCGCCGTTTGTAAACCGGACATGTTTAAAAATAACATCATCAAATGACAAACGCTCGTCTTCAGAACTAACGAAATAGCCGCCATTAAAATGGACTTTTTCAATATACGGTTCACTTGGTCCAATGTCTTCAATAGCCATTTTTTCATGAAACTCGGATAACTTAGGACGTTGGCGCTTGCCTCTTGCCTTCTGCACGAACAACCTCTCCCTTAACGAGTTTTCCATTCCGCAATAATGATAAATGCAATGACAACAGCGACGGCAATAATATAGAACCAACTTGGGACACTACTTAAAACTGCAAACATATTTAACCTCCTCTTCTTTCGAATAAGCTTTTATTCATTGGTCCCTATGATAATTGTATAATCAACGGTGACAGCTGGAATCTCGGATTGTAATGCAGACTTAATTTTATCCTCACTAGCTCCCCATGATAGTGGGGTCATCTGGATTAACTTTTCTAATAGCATTTGATTTAACGGAAAATCATATGTGATCCGTTCCGTTTTCACGGTGTTAAAATATTCCCCCGTTCTCTCAACAGGGTTTCCTTCATTTTGTCGTTCTGCGTCGTCATAAAAAATGGTTCGCAATTGTTTTAAATAATCGTTTTCAGGTACGACCTTCACAAACATCCCTGCCGGTTTTAAAACCCTAGTAAATTCAGCGTAGTTGGCTGGAGATAAGATGTTTAACATGACATCAAACGTATCATCTTGAAACGGACAATTAGCCAAATCTGCAACGAGCCAAATATGCCCTGGATAATCTTTGGCCGCCGCCAGTACACCTTCTTTCGCCAGGTCAATGCCTACTCCAGTGGTCGCATCGGAAAGTTTTGATACAATACTCGCCAAATGAGAACCTTCTCCACTGCCTGCGTCAATGATTGTTGGGGCTTGTTTATTTTGTACACGCTCATCAACCAATGCTGTTAAACGTTCAAGTAATGGGTCAAAAAAACCATTTGTTATGATCGTTTTTCTAGCTTCAAAAAGCCTTTTATCGTATTTTGTAACATGTGCTTGCGGCGCCAAATTTACATACCCTTGCCGCGATAAATCAAATGAATGATTTTTCTCGCAAACAAGACGCGCATCCTCTTTAAATTCCATTGTCAATGAACAAATCGGACAGCGGAAGAGATGCTCATTTTTCGCAAGTGCCTGCGCATTCATCATTTTTTTAGAAATAGCCATCATCTATACTCCGTTCTTTTATCGTCACTCTAGTATACCTTTTCACGATGTTAAATAGGAAATGAATGTAATCTAAAATATAAATTACACTGTATTCAACCTACCTTTACAGGTTACAATGAAAGGAAGGAGGAATTGCCCTTGAAACGATTTTTTCTATTGATTCTACTGTTATTCACAATTTACTTAGCTAAGCCTATATGGGAAAAGCCCGTCTCACAATATATGGATTTATCTTTTTTAGAGCCTGTTGATAATAAATTAAAAGCATTTTTAACGAGTGAGCCGTTCGAAACAGCAGTACATTTTATTAGCGATCAAGCAGATAAAGCAATTCTTTTCTTTTTAGCAGAAACAAACGTCCAAGATCATGAAGTGAATAACGTTGAAAAACCTACATTGAAAGAGCCTAAAACGAGTCAAATTTCAATTCATAATCTTGAAATTGGGAATGCTGAAGAAACGGTCACCGCTACACTAGGTGAACCCTTACAAGTTTCGCATAATGAATATGGGACAAACTGGTCTACATATCATCAAGATTACCATAATTTCGTTATGATTTCTTATGACAATGAACGGAAAATCAATGCAATCTACACAAATGATGACTTGATTTCATCGGACGCTGGGGTTCAATACGGCACATCTAAAGCTGTCGTCAGAGAAAGGTACGGAGAACCGTTAACTGAGATTCGAAAAGGATTGAACATATATATTCTGCAAGATAGCGAGGGATTTGACCTATTTAAAGTCGGTGATCTGTACGCTTACTTCTTTTATGATTTACATCAAGATGACAAGGTCACTGCCATTCAACTCGTTTCCAGTTCATTGGAACATACTAAAAATGGGATTTACGCACCTGGAAACGAAACACTAAGAAAAGGTTTTGAAATCCAACTATTTGATTTAACAAATGCAGCTCGCGTCAGACATGGGCTTCCAGCGTTGAAGTGGGAAGAGAATGCGGCACAAACTGCGCTCCTCCATAGCATTGACATGGCCGAACATAATTATTTTAGTCATGAAAATTTGGAAGGCCTTTCGCCATTCGATCGAATGAGATCCGACGGTATTACGTTTCGTGCAGCTGGAGAGAATCTCGCGTATGGACAATCTAGCAGTATTTTTGCGCATGAAGGATTAATGAACTCCAAAGGTCATCGGGAGAATATTTTACAAGATATTTACAGCCATCTAGGCATCGGCGTTGCATTTAATGAACAAGAACAACCGTATTACACTGAAAATTTTCTATTAAAATAATCCCTTTCTGATGCGTCTTCGCATTTGAAAGGGATTTTCAACTTTTTACTCGATTACTGCGCAAGCAATTCGATCTCCTGCATTTCCCGCTGGATCCGTTTTATAATCATCTGCATTTTCGTGGATCATAATGGTACTTCCGTCTTCATCCAGAATTGAATTTTCCTTTCCTTTTTGAAGCGTCACTTCCGCTGTTGTCACTGTAGCATCGATAGTACCGTCTTTTTCTACTTGGATATTTGGTAAGTCACCTAAATGAAAGCCCTTTGGATTTTCAAACCCATGCTCCTTATTTGTGGGATTAAAATGACCACCAGCAGACTCGAACGTTGGAGGTGTACATTCCCCTTTTTCATGAATATGAAAACCGTGTGTACCTGGTGTAAGACCTTCTGCCACTACCCGAATCGTCACACCTTTATTATCTTCCGTTATCGTGACTTCGCCCATTTCTGTCCCTTCCGTGTTGATAAGTGGCGCTTTAATCATGTCTGTACTATTCCCACTCACCGGGATTTTCGTGTTGGATTTCCCACAACCAGCGAGAATAACAAACACAGTTAACAAAATGACTCCGACTACATTTCGCTTCAAAAAAATTCCTCCCTAATCCTTTTTCATTGATAGGATAGGTTCTAATCGGTTTATTTAAACTTAAAGAGCCAATCAAAGTTGATTGACTCTTTAAAAACTATCTTATTGATTCCCTTTTTTAACCCATCCCGCAACAGTTACTGTGCGTTTTGCTTGATGTTTGACTGCAGCTTCCACGTCATCAACCATCTTGCCATCTTGGTCTACTGTTACACTTGTTCCATATGGGTTTCCGCCTGCACCAAATACAACAGGGTCAGTGTATCCGGGAGTCGCAATAATCGCACCCCAGTGCATCATCGCTGTATATAATGAATGTAATGTCGCTTCCTGACCGCCATTCGGGTTTTGTGCGGATGTCATCGCACTTACAACTTTGTTAATCGTTTTACCGCTTGCCCATAATCCACCTTGAAGATCAATAAACTGCTTCATTTGGGATGCCATGACACCGAAACGAGTTGGTGTACTGAAAATAATTGCGTCTGCCCATTCAATGTCCTCTGAAGTAGCGACTGGAACGTCTTTCGTTGCATTAACAGTTGCTTTCCAACCTTCGTTTCCATCAATAACTGACTCCGGCGCTAATTCTTGTACTTTTAGCACTCTAACTTCTGCACCAGCTTCTTGTGCGCCTTCTGCAGCCCACTTTGCTAATTGATAATTCGTTCCACCCATACTATAGAATACGATTGCTAATTTTACGTTTGACATATTATCCATCTCCTTTGTTTTTTTAAATAATTTACTCCAGAAACCCATTTATTCCACCTTCTCTAAAATTATTTCCATATTACTCTGTATTAAACCGCCCCCTTAAAAGATGAACGATGTAACCAACATTTTACTCCGGTCCTCTATCATGAACTAATGGAACAAAATCAGACGTACTATTCGGTGCCCTTTAACTAAATACTTTAATCAAGCTTCATATTAAATTATCTCGAATTCAAGGTATGTGGTTAAAAAAATTATATCTTGTTCCACAGGTTTTTTATTAACTCTAATACGCGTGTTAAAAAACGAATAACCTTAAAACAACCTTTTAATTTACCTTGAATTCAAGTTAATTATATGATGATTAATTGTTTTTGTCAACGGCCTATGTTTATCTCTCGCTAGGTTATCCAAATACCATCAGAAAAGACACATCCAACAATGTGAATGTGTCTCGTCTTTTTAGTGTTCATCATGTTTTACTGGAGTAACATTTTTTCTAATTCAAGTGGCTGTACAGATTGTCCATCTTTATATACGCGCATATTACCGCCAGAAATTTCATCGATGAGCATCATGTTTCCTTCTGCATCCAGACCAAACTCAAGTTTAATATCATAAAGTTCTAAGCCTTTGGCGACCAACTCATTTTTCACAACGGAAGATATTTCTTTCGTCAACGTGACGAGTGTTTCGTATTGATCTTTTGTTAAAATCCCTAATTGTGCAAGTCCATCCTGATTAATAGGTGGATCATTTCGCTTATCATCTTTTAACGTGACTTCAACGAACGCATCTAATGGTTTTCCTTCTTCACAGTATGCACCATACCGTTTTAAGAAACTGCCAACTGCTCGATACCTACAAATCACTTCAAGTCCTGCACCGAACATTTTCGCTGACTTTACAAGCATCGTAGCTTCATCTAGATTAGATTCCACAAAATGCGTTGGAATTCCTATTTCCGCAAGTTTTTCAAAAAAATAGGTTGTCATGCGTAAACCTGATTGGCCCATGCCTTCAATTGTCAAACCGACTGTATTGGCACCCGGGTCAAAAACACCGTCTTCACCTGTTACGTCATCTTTAAACTTTAGTAATACTTGACCATTTTCAGCTTCAAATACATCTTTCGTTTTACCACTATAAATAAGTTTCATGCGCCTATTCCTTTCTATTCGGATCAACGTTCACTCTAAGTATAATGCAGAATCGACTGAAGAAAAAGGGTTATTCGTTTATTCTACCTGTGACGATATTTCTTCCAACGTTTTTAGATGCGTAAAGTCTTTGATCCACTCTTAATAACATAGATTCTGTCGTATCTCCTTGAATATATCCAGTCACACCAAAGCTTGCTGTCAACCGATGGATACCAGTAAAATTATGAGACTCAATGGCTTGGCGTAAAATTTCCGCCAGCCTATATGCAGCACATTCTGACCCACGAAGAATAATCATAAACTCCTCACCGCCCCACCGGCCAAAATGCTCATTTTTCTTTAGTTCATTTTGAACAACTTGCGCCAATTCACGTAATACCTCATCACCAATATTATGTCCAAATTGGTCATTAATTTCTTTAAAATGATCGATATCAAAGAAAATAATAGAATATTCATCTTCCTTTGCTTTGCCCAAAAACGACTGCATCCACTCATCAATTTGAAAACGATTCCCAACTTGTGTAAGTGGATCTACTCGTAATTGACGGCGCATGATTTCTACCTCTGCATGCGTTCTGATGATTTTAAATGAAAAAATGAGTACCAAAATATAGACAATCATCGCTAAGATAAGCTGGGCAAAATATTCCAAAAATGCCGCACTTAATTCATTTATATAATACACACTAGGAATGATTGAACCGATAAGTAACAGTAAAGAGAGCCTTATCGCTAACCTTTTACTCCAAATGGCATATGTAAAAATTATGATGAGCGGAAGCCAAACGACAAATGAATCAAAGTGAACCGTTCCTACAACCCCTAGATGACTTCTTACAAATATTGTAACCTTTAGCCAATGATAGACATACAAACCAAACAGTATAATTAATTCCAATAATTTCATTTTCCATCTGACTAAAGCTGCAAACCAGCCAATCATGAAAGTACAAGCCAAAAACATTTTTATAATAAAATCAAAATGAACTTCTTGTTTACCTATGTTTACAACTATCGAAACTAAAGCACTAAGAAATAAGATAGGTAAAATAACTAACAGTATATTTCTTCTTAAGTCAATAAATGACTGTTCTTTCTCTAACATTGTTCAATCCCTTGTCCTTTCTTATATTTATCATATAACTTTTCATATGGAATGAACAACTTCTAGCTACTAAAAAATGATAATCCACTCTCGAATTTAGCACTTTTGACACATTACAATAGTAACAAAAACCTCAACTTATCAAAACCTTAAATTTTCCTATCAATCTTGATATGCGTCAAGGTACCCTTTAAGTAATCACCCTATACTTCATGTATAAAGATGAAAAGCAACACTAAAAGGTTGCGTGTTCAAATAATCTAATAAATTTTCCAGAACTTGATGCACGTCAAGGTCCGCGATGAACATTCACCTTATACTTTAGATACAAAATAAAACTTTGGAGGATGAACAATATGAAAAAAGCTGTTTTTAATCTTGAACCACTTGGTTGCCCGACTTGTGTGAAGAAAATCGAAAACACACTGGAGAAAATGGAGGGAATTGAGGAAATAAAAGTTCTTTTCCATTCCAACCGCGTTCGCACACAATTTGATGAAAGCAAGGTCCAAGCTGAAGACATTGAAAACACACTTACTAAGCTTGGGTACCCTGTCGTTTCAAAAAAAGTTTCGTAAAACAAAAGCCCCGGACGCGTCTGGGGCTTACTAATTTTACAAGCTCATAATCGTCAATTTTCATAACAAACATTAAAAGGTGGGATAAATGATGAATGCTAGAAGGACCTCTCAAATTACCGCCATCACGGGGGCTTTACTTCTTATCGCGATTGGTCTCCACCTCGGGGGCTTGCATGAATGGCGGCAAGGGACACTTATTATATCGACGGTAATTGCAGGTACGCCAATTGCCATTAAAGCGTTTCAAGCAATTCGGATGAAAACATTTAGTATTGAATTGCTCGTAACCATCGCTGTTGTCGGTGCTTTGTTTATTGGAGAGTACGTTGAATCAGCAGCAGTAACCTTTTTATTCCTATTCGGTGCATATTTAGAAGTACGGACATTAGAAAAAACACGTTCTTCCCTTCGTTCATTGATCGATATGGCGCCTGTTGAGGCAACGGTTTTACGTGACGGAGAAACGATGACTATTTCCGTCGATGACGTAGAAGAAGGAGATCGCGTCATCGTCCGTTCAGGTGAAAAAGTAGCGATTGACGGAGAAATTATTTCCGGTAAAGCCACTTTAAATGAATCTGCAATTACTGGTGAATCTGTACCGGTAACGAAAACGAAAAATGACCGTGTATTTAGTAGTTCTATTTTAGAAAATGGATTTATCGAAGTACTTGCCGACCGTGTTGGGGATGATACAACTTTCGCACGCATTATCGAACTCATCGAAGATGCACAGGAAACAAAGTCTAAAACACAAAAGTTTCTTGACCGATTTGCAAATATCTACACACCAGCAATTGTCGTCATGTCCATTCTCGTTTATTTATTCACAAGAAACATTGAAATGACGCTTACTTTCTTAGTTGTCGCTTGTCCTGGTGCACTTGTTATTTCTGCACCCGTCTCCATTGTTGCGGGGATCGGTAATGGTGCCCGTAATGGTGCCTTGATTAAAGGTGGAGAAATTATGGAAAGTCTCGGTAAAATCGACACAGTCGTATTTGATAAAACGGGTACTTTGACACGCGGACGTCCTGAAGTAACGGACATCCATACATTTAGCCGCAAAGAAAACGATTTACTACGTGTTGTTGCCGAAGCTGAAATGATTTCTGAACACCATCTCGGCCAAACCATTGTAAGAGAAGCAAAGAGACGAAATCTTATTCTTGTGAATGAACCCCAAAATGCAGAAGTGATTGAAGGGAACGGCATTCGCGCAGATATTGAGGGGCAAACACTCGTAATCGGAAATCGAAAACTGATGCGCACCAATGGCATTGCGATTTCCAACGAAGTTGAAGCTTATGCGGTAGAACGTGAAAAGTCTGGAAACACAGCAATTTTTGCAGCTATTGACGGAACCATCGCGGGAATCATCTCCATCGTAGATCAAATTCGTCCCGAAGCCACAAGCGCACTACAAGAGTTACGCGCAAACGGCATCAAACAAATCATTATGTTAACAGGTGATAATCGACATACTGCTGAACTTGTTGGCAAGCAACTTGACTTTGACGCGGTATATGCGGAACTACTACCTGAAGACAAAGTAGCCATGGTCCAAAAGTTAAAAAATGCGGGTCACCGTGTTGCTATGGCAGGAGACGGTATTAATGATGCACCAGCCATCGCGACTGCCGATATCGGGCTTGCAATGGGCGAAGGCGGAACGGATATTTCAATGGAAACTGCGGATGTTGTTTTAATGGCAGACCGACTCGACCAGTTTTCACACGCCTATTCTTTAGCAAAAGCCACTGTACGTAATATGCGACAGAACACATTCTTTGCGGTAGGAACAGTTGTCATCTTACTGGCAGGTGTCCTACTCGGAAAAGTATTTTTAGCATCAGGTATGCTCATTCACGAACTAAGTGTGCTTCTAGTTATTCTTAACGCTGTTCGATTAATGCGTTATAATAACAAGAACGGTAAAAAAGAGACTGCGACGCCAATACTGCAAACTGAATGAGGTGGAGAAGGTTGACAGAAAACAATCATTGCGAACATAGAGCCGTGGAGATGCAGAAAATGTGCATCTCTATTGTGCCGATTTTTAACCATTTAACAACTGCCGAAATGAGTGAGATTGTCAAAACTACAAATTCTGTAAAGCATCCACGAGGCCATACAATTTATCGAGCAAATGAACCGTCAGATGGGCTGTATATCGTTCATAAGGGACGGGTGAAAATCTATCGTTTATCAGACACTGGCAAAGAACAACTTGTGCGTATTCTAGAACCAGGTGATTTCACTGGAGAACTTTCTTTATTCTCTGAATCCGTGCACGATGCCTATGCAGAAGCGATGGAACCTGTAGAATTATGTGTGATGGGAAGAAAAGATTTCCAACAGTTTTTATTGAAATATCCCGCAATTTCCTTAAAAGTCCTCACTGAGTTTTCAACGAGATTGTCAAAAACCGAAAAGCAGGCGGCAAGCATTGCGTTGGAATCCACCGAAACAAGAATCGCGATGTACCTTGCGGATGTAGTAGAGGAAACGAAAAGTAAACGCATTACACTGCCGATGAGTCGGAAAGACCTCGCTTCTCATCTTGGGACAACACCCGAAACAGTCAGTCGAAAACTAGCTGACTTTGAAGAGGCTGGATGGATTCGACAACATACACCCAGCAAAATAGAGATTTTAGATTTAGATAGTTTACTACTCGTCTAATCGCTTAAAAGCCATCCATACAGGGTGGTTTTTTAATACTTTGAAAGCAACTAACCATTTTCTT
This window of the Sporosarcina pasteurii genome carries:
- a CDS encoding pentapeptide repeat-containing protein; translated protein: MQKARGKRQRPKLSEFHEKMAIEDIGPSEPYIEKVHFNGGYFVSSEDERLSFDDVIFKHVRFTNGDMHGAEFVDVVFDTCDFSNVQFQHAVFHRCEFRNSKLTGTDFANAKIGHTLFIECDGKYSNFSFSGMKEVDFMSSQFMDSDFYECHLKQVRFSECKLDHTNFSETDMAGIDLSTNTYEQIEVTVSKIRGCIVSKEQALGFARVLGLKINEE
- a CDS encoding putative RNA methyltransferase, giving the protein MAISKKMMNAQALAKNEHLFRCPICSLTMEFKEDARLVCEKNHSFDLSRQGYVNLAPQAHVTKYDKRLFEARKTIITNGFFDPLLERLTALVDERVQNKQAPTIIDAGSGEGSHLASIVSKLSDATTGVGIDLAKEGVLAAAKDYPGHIWLVADLANCPFQDDTFDVMLNILSPANYAEFTRVLKPAGMFVKVVPENDYLKQLRTIFYDDAERQNEGNPVERTGEYFNTVKTERITYDFPLNQMLLEKLIQMTPLSWGASEDKIKSALQSEIPAVTVDYTIIIGTNE
- a CDS encoding CAP-associated domain-containing protein; protein product: MKRFFLLILLLFTIYLAKPIWEKPVSQYMDLSFLEPVDNKLKAFLTSEPFETAVHFISDQADKAILFFLAETNVQDHEVNNVEKPTLKEPKTSQISIHNLEIGNAEETVTATLGEPLQVSHNEYGTNWSTYHQDYHNFVMISYDNERKINAIYTNDDLISSDAGVQYGTSKAVVRERYGEPLTEIRKGLNIYILQDSEGFDLFKVGDLYAYFFYDLHQDDKVTAIQLVSSSLEHTKNGIYAPGNETLRKGFEIQLFDLTNAARVRHGLPALKWEENAAQTALLHSIDMAEHNYFSHENLEGLSPFDRMRSDGITFRAAGENLAYGQSSSIFAHEGLMNSKGHRENILQDIYSHLGIGVAFNEQEQPYYTENFLLK
- a CDS encoding superoxide dismutase family protein, producing MKRNVVGVILLTVFVILAGCGKSNTKIPVSGNSTDMIKAPLINTEGTEMGEVTITEDNKGVTIRVVAEGLTPGTHGFHIHEKGECTPPTFESAGGHFNPTNKEHGFENPKGFHLGDLPNIQVEKDGTIDATVTTAEVTLQKGKENSILDEDGSTIMIHENADDYKTDPAGNAGDRIACAVIE
- the wrbA gene encoding NAD(P)H:quinone oxidoreductase yields the protein MSNVKLAIVFYSMGGTNYQLAKWAAEGAQEAGAEVRVLKVQELAPESVIDGNEGWKATVNATKDVPVATSEDIEWADAIIFSTPTRFGVMASQMKQFIDLQGGLWASGKTINKVVSAMTSAQNPNGGQEATLHSLYTAMMHWGAIIATPGYTDPVVFGAGGNPYGTSVTVDQDGKMVDDVEAAVKHQAKRTVTVAGWVKKGNQ
- a CDS encoding phosphoribosylaminoimidazolesuccinocarboxamide synthase, yielding MKLIYSGKTKDVFEAENGQVLLKFKDDVTGEDGVFDPGANTVGLTIEGMGQSGLRMTTYFFEKLAEIGIPTHFVESNLDEATMLVKSAKMFGAGLEVICRYRAVGSFLKRYGAYCEEGKPLDAFVEVTLKDDKRNDPPINQDGLAQLGILTKDQYETLVTLTKEISSVVKNELVAKGLELYDIKLEFGLDAEGNMMLIDEISGGNMRVYKDGQSVQPLELEKMLLQ
- a CDS encoding GGDEF domain-containing protein, whose amino-acid sequence is MLEKEQSFIDLRRNILLVILPILFLSALVSIVVNIGKQEVHFDFIIKMFLACTFMIGWFAALVRWKMKLLELIILFGLYVYHWLKVTIFVRSHLGVVGTVHFDSFVVWLPLIIIFTYAIWSKRLAIRLSLLLLIGSIIPSVYYINELSAAFLEYFAQLILAMIVYILVLIFSFKIIRTHAEVEIMRRQLRVDPLTQVGNRFQIDEWMQSFLGKAKEDEYSIIFFDIDHFKEINDQFGHNIGDEVLRELAQVVQNELKKNEHFGRWGGEEFMIILRGSECAAYRLAEILRQAIESHNFTGIHRLTASFGVTGYIQGDTTESMLLRVDQRLYASKNVGRNIVTGRINE
- a CDS encoding heavy-metal-associated domain-containing protein; protein product: MKKAVFNLEPLGCPTCVKKIENTLEKMEGIEEIKVLFHSNRVRTQFDESKVQAEDIENTLTKLGYPVVSKKVS
- a CDS encoding cation-translocating P-type ATPase, producing MNARRTSQITAITGALLLIAIGLHLGGLHEWRQGTLIISTVIAGTPIAIKAFQAIRMKTFSIELLVTIAVVGALFIGEYVESAAVTFLFLFGAYLEVRTLEKTRSSLRSLIDMAPVEATVLRDGETMTISVDDVEEGDRVIVRSGEKVAIDGEIISGKATLNESAITGESVPVTKTKNDRVFSSSILENGFIEVLADRVGDDTTFARIIELIEDAQETKSKTQKFLDRFANIYTPAIVVMSILVYLFTRNIEMTLTFLVVACPGALVISAPVSIVAGIGNGARNGALIKGGEIMESLGKIDTVVFDKTGTLTRGRPEVTDIHTFSRKENDLLRVVAEAEMISEHHLGQTIVREAKRRNLILVNEPQNAEVIEGNGIRADIEGQTLVIGNRKLMRTNGIAISNEVEAYAVEREKSGNTAIFAAIDGTIAGIISIVDQIRPEATSALQELRANGIKQIIMLTGDNRHTAELVGKQLDFDAVYAELLPEDKVAMVQKLKNAGHRVAMAGDGINDAPAIATADIGLAMGEGGTDISMETADVVLMADRLDQFSHAYSLAKATVRNMRQNTFFAVGTVVILLAGVLLGKVFLASGMLIHELSVLLVILNAVRLMRYNNKNGKKETATPILQTE
- a CDS encoding Crp/Fnr family transcriptional regulator; this translates as MTENNHCEHRAVEMQKMCISIVPIFNHLTTAEMSEIVKTTNSVKHPRGHTIYRANEPSDGLYIVHKGRVKIYRLSDTGKEQLVRILEPGDFTGELSLFSESVHDAYAEAMEPVELCVMGRKDFQQFLLKYPAISLKVLTEFSTRLSKTEKQAASIALESTETRIAMYLADVVEETKSKRITLPMSRKDLASHLGTTPETVSRKLADFEEAGWIRQHTPSKIEILDLDSLLLV